A single genomic interval of archaeon BMS3Bbin15 harbors:
- the trkA gene encoding trk system potassium uptake protein TrkA encodes MYIIVVGASKIGEQIAKLLSQERHNVVVVEKNEDRATKVSEKLDVSVINGSGTEIDVLQDAGADRADVIFAATSDDAVNLMVCELARILEIERRITLGQNPKHEKIFREVGTEEIIFPSRTIATYIRNIITRPSVRSVMSTMKKDADIVEIVIPPGAIIAGKEVKHIGMPEGSTITAIYRDNELLIPRGDTVVEAGDKIIVLARNNIIEKVAELLTRR; translated from the coding sequence ATGTACATAATTGTAGTTGGTGCCTCCAAGATAGGGGAGCAGATTGCCAAGCTTCTGAGTCAGGAAAGACATAATGTCGTTGTGGTTGAGAAGAATGAAGACAGAGCAACAAAAGTTTCAGAGAAGCTGGATGTGTCTGTTATAAACGGCTCCGGCACTGAGATTGATGTACTGCAGGATGCCGGGGCGGATAGAGCCGATGTTATTTTTGCTGCAACAAGCGATGACGCCGTCAATCTCATGGTGTGCGAACTGGCAAGAATACTCGAGATTGAAAGGAGAATAACATTGGGGCAGAATCCAAAGCATGAGAAGATTTTCAGGGAAGTCGGAACAGAAGAGATAATATTTCCCAGCAGGACTATTGCTACCTATATCAGAAATATCATAACAAGGCCCAGTGTAAGAAGTGTTATGTCAACAATGAAGAAGGATGCTGACATTGTCGAGATTGTCATCCCTCCGGGTGCAATTATAGCGGGAAAGGAGGTAAAGCATATAGGTATGCCAGAGGGCTCCACAATAACAGCTATATACAGGGACAATGAGCTTTTAATCCCGAGAGGGGATACTGTTGTTGAGGCTGGAGATAAAATTATTGTTCTGGCAAGAAACAATATTATTGAGAAGGTTGCAGAGCTGCTTACAAGGAGGTAG
- a CDS encoding preprotein translocase subunit SecD produces the protein MSNSEIMRDKRVLILILFVALSISLIGVKHLAMGWDISGGSELKVQTEYPMPYIQPDGTKVTMQMLVQIITKRINGIGVKDVTITPWGNRYLIMDFAGTNPENARKIIEKQGKLVVKIGNVTAFTGNELTRVSPYTKGFSGSWQVPFTISQKAAGRFRKASIETNFSKVYMYLDDKLVNSAPIGESLRQELLQGKTVRDLVLTTGTALKDEAEAKNVEIILRSGALPIKLTVLSVSSVPPELGHTFGKNAAIAGFLAILTVALVIFIRYRVPEIIIPIMITGISEVIIILGFAALIRWQLDLPSIAGIIAAVGTGVDDQIVITDEVLMEKSRSIKQRIKSAFFIIFSSWFATVAAMLPLFIIGLSALRGFALTTIVGVTVGVFITRPAYGRIVEHFAGRAKRRVTKR, from the coding sequence ATGAGCAACAGCGAAATTATGAGGGACAAAAGAGTTTTAATTCTTATATTATTCGTAGCACTTTCTATCTCCCTGATTGGTGTAAAGCATCTGGCTATGGGCTGGGACATAAGTGGAGGAAGCGAGCTCAAAGTTCAAACAGAGTATCCTATGCCCTACATTCAACCAGATGGTACAAAAGTAACTATGCAGATGCTGGTGCAGATAATAACCAAGAGGATTAACGGTATAGGTGTCAAAGACGTTACTATAACTCCCTGGGGGAACAGATATCTTATTATGGATTTTGCTGGTACCAACCCTGAAAATGCCAGGAAGATTATTGAGAAGCAGGGAAAGCTTGTTGTCAAAATAGGAAATGTTACAGCCTTCACAGGTAACGAACTTACCAGGGTATCTCCATATACTAAGGGATTTTCAGGCTCATGGCAGGTCCCCTTCACAATAAGCCAGAAAGCTGCAGGACGTTTCAGAAAGGCTTCCATAGAAACAAATTTTTCCAAGGTGTATATGTATCTCGATGATAAGCTTGTAAATAGCGCTCCTATTGGTGAATCCTTAAGACAGGAACTTCTTCAGGGAAAGACAGTCCGTGACCTTGTGCTCACAACAGGCACAGCACTAAAAGATGAAGCTGAAGCCAAAAATGTTGAGATTATTCTCAGGTCAGGTGCTCTGCCCATAAAGTTGACTGTTTTATCAGTATCCAGTGTACCGCCTGAACTTGGCCATACTTTCGGAAAAAATGCGGCAATCGCAGGTTTTCTTGCTATTCTTACAGTAGCTCTTGTCATATTTATAAGGTACAGGGTTCCTGAAATTATTATACCTATTATGATAACGGGTATAAGCGAGGTAATAATTATCCTAGGATTTGCTGCACTTATAAGATGGCAGCTTGACTTACCTTCAATAGCTGGAATAATTGCTGCTGTTGGTACAGGCGTCGATGACCAGATTGTTATAACTGATGAGGTGCTGATGGAGAAAAGCAGAAGTATAAAGCAGAGAATAAAGAGTGCCTTCTTTATTATATTTTCATCCTGGTTTGCCACTGTAGCAGCAATGTTACCCCTTTTTATAATAGGCCTGAGTGCTCTCAGAGGTTTTGCACTTACTACAATTGTGGGAGTTACTGTGGGTGTTTTTATAACAAGACCAGCCTACGGAAGAATCGTTGAGCATTTTGCAGGCAGAGCAAAGAGAAGAGTAACGAAAAGGTAG
- a CDS encoding preprotein translocase subunit SecF produces MTQSSVLDKFIALDTKKLIIIPILMLVAGIIIVVVSYSSGTMPMSIDFKGGTLLTASITGEYPTGIQSEISSAINYNVKTRVVTSALGNKEIEIFIDSPLNDSEITLIENILGKRGINEKEIAYNTIQPSLGTQFFEQAMYALLFAFLLMALTVFFRFKTAIPSFAVVLSAFSDIVVTLAAMGLFGIELSKGSLVALLLLIGYSVDTDILLTTRLLVKKKEPLDKRIKKSMKTGLTMSITTFSAMFVLYIVSSSRILDDVAAVIMIGMIADMLNTWIQNVAILKWYLERAHK; encoded by the coding sequence ATGACTCAGTCAAGCGTGCTAGATAAGTTCATTGCTCTGGACACAAAGAAGCTAATTATTATCCCTATTCTTATGCTTGTAGCAGGTATCATAATCGTTGTAGTGAGCTATTCCTCCGGTACAATGCCCATGAGCATTGACTTCAAAGGCGGAACTCTTTTAACAGCTTCCATTACAGGAGAATACCCCACCGGAATTCAGAGTGAAATATCCAGTGCTATCAATTATAATGTTAAAACACGTGTTGTAACGAGTGCCCTGGGTAATAAAGAAATTGAAATATTCATAGATAGTCCGTTAAATGACAGTGAGATAACGTTAATTGAGAATATTCTTGGTAAAAGAGGAATAAACGAGAAAGAGATAGCTTACAATACCATTCAACCTTCTCTTGGCACACAGTTTTTCGAACAGGCAATGTATGCACTGCTATTTGCTTTTCTCTTAATGGCTCTAACCGTATTTTTCAGATTCAAGACAGCAATACCAAGCTTTGCAGTGGTCCTGTCCGCTTTCTCTGATATTGTGGTTACTCTGGCTGCAATGGGACTTTTCGGAATAGAGCTATCCAAGGGCTCTCTTGTTGCCCTCCTTCTACTCATAGGTTATTCAGTTGATACCGATATCCTTCTCACCACAAGACTTCTGGTTAAGAAAAAAGAGCCGTTAGATAAAAGAATTAAAAAATCTATGAAAACAGGCTTAACAATGAGCATAACTACCTTTTCTGCTATGTTTGTCCTGTACATTGTATCATCTTCAAGGATTCTCGACGATGTTGCAGCAGTTATTATGATTGGAATGATTGCAGACATGTTAAATACATGGATACAGAATGTTGCTATTCTGAAATGGTATCTGGAGCGTGCACATAAATGA
- the trmI gene encoding tRNA (adenine(58)-N(1))-methyltransferase TrmI: protein MLVLIDKKGRKHLVDEKIEEYHSNYGVLDLTNVKPGDVLETHLGHRFYCVKADLLDYYERLPRAGSIILKKDLGAIIANCGIGSGSRVVDAGTGTGATAIFLANIVGKEGKIYTYELREDHIKIARNNFESAGVDEVVESKLGDVREGIEEREVDAVIFDLPDPWLAVDKAYNALRTGGYIAAYNPYIEQIRKAYIAMGEAGFKELRAIELLERGFEIKEVGTRHRTRNIGHTAYLAFGRKYNQNI from the coding sequence GTGCTTGTTTTAATTGATAAAAAAGGAAGAAAGCATCTTGTCGATGAGAAGATTGAAGAGTACCACTCCAACTATGGAGTGCTTGATTTAACAAACGTTAAGCCAGGTGATGTGTTAGAAACTCATCTGGGGCACAGGTTCTATTGTGTAAAAGCTGATTTGCTCGATTACTATGAACGTCTACCCAGAGCAGGCAGTATTATTCTCAAGAAAGACCTCGGAGCAATAATTGCAAACTGTGGTATAGGTTCTGGTTCAAGAGTTGTGGATGCAGGCACAGGTACGGGTGCAACTGCCATTTTCCTTGCAAATATTGTGGGTAAAGAAGGAAAAATATATACCTATGAACTGAGGGAAGACCATATTAAAATTGCCAGAAATAACTTTGAATCAGCAGGAGTAGATGAGGTTGTTGAATCTAAGCTGGGAGATGTTAGAGAGGGTATTGAAGAGAGAGAGGTTGATGCTGTTATCTTTGACCTCCCTGACCCCTGGCTAGCTGTTGATAAGGCATATAATGCACTCAGAACAGGAGGTTATATTGCGGCTTATAACCCGTATATTGAGCAGATTCGCAAGGCATATATTGCCATGGGAGAAGCTGGCTTTAAAGAACTCAGGGCTATTGAACTCCTTGAGAGAGGGTTTGAAATAAAGGAAGTAGGTACAAGGCACAGGACAAGAAATATAGGGCATACAGCCTATCTTGCTTTTGGAAGAAAGTATAACCAAAATATATAA
- the pyrB gene encoding aspartate carbamoyltransferase catalytic chain: MEFKDRNIISIRDFSVEEIDYILKAASKFEKKKPEALLDNKILATLFFEPSTRTRLSFESAMHRLGGEVIGLSRPSVSSIAKGESLIDTIKTVESYADIIVIRHPREGSARFAADISSKPVINAGDGSNQHPTQTLLDLYTIKKEKKKLNVKVALLGDLKYGRAVHSLAHALALFGAELSLISPRGLEMPAEVIEDINAIGSPVYQTESLDEVIGNVDVLYVTRIQKERFPDPEEYEKVKGIYKINRSTIENARQSLIILHPLPRVDEISPDVDVLPQSKYFQQVKNGIPVRMAALALVMGVI; this comes from the coding sequence ATGGAATTTAAGGATAGAAACATAATTTCCATAAGGGACTTCTCTGTTGAGGAGATAGATTACATTCTCAAAGCAGCATCAAAGTTTGAAAAGAAAAAGCCTGAAGCTCTCCTTGATAATAAGATTCTCGCAACTCTCTTTTTTGAACCGAGTACCAGGACAAGGCTTAGTTTTGAATCAGCAATGCATCGCCTTGGCGGTGAAGTTATAGGTCTGTCAAGACCTTCTGTATCTTCGATTGCAAAAGGCGAGAGCCTTATTGACACAATAAAAACTGTGGAGAGCTATGCAGACATTATAGTGATAAGGCACCCCAGGGAGGGTTCAGCCCGCTTTGCAGCTGATATTTCTTCAAAGCCTGTGATAAATGCGGGTGATGGCTCCAATCAGCATCCCACCCAGACTCTTCTGGACCTGTATACAATAAAGAAGGAGAAAAAAAAGCTAAATGTTAAGGTTGCACTGCTCGGGGATTTAAAATACGGGAGAGCTGTCCATTCTCTGGCACATGCTCTGGCACTGTTTGGGGCAGAACTCTCTCTGATATCGCCCCGGGGCCTGGAAATGCCAGCCGAGGTTATTGAAGATATTAATGCTATTGGGTCTCCTGTCTATCAAACCGAGAGTCTTGATGAAGTTATAGGTAATGTGGATGTATTATATGTAACGAGGATACAGAAGGAAAGGTTTCCCGACCCTGAAGAGTATGAGAAGGTGAAGGGTATATATAAGATTAACAGAAGTACGATTGAGAATGCCAGACAGAGTTTAATTATCCTTCATCCCCTGCCAAGGGTTGACGAGATTTCTCCAGATGTGGATGTTCTTCCTCAATCGAAATATTTTCAGCAGGTGAAAAACGGAATACCTGTTAGAATGGCTGCTCTTGCTCTTGTGATGGGGGTTATATAA